A stretch of Leisingera sp. S132 DNA encodes these proteins:
- a CDS encoding membrane integrity-associated transporter subunit PqiC yields MIKALKFLLPITLLAACAGGNDPRYLIASAPGETVANLRSRSIEVRLVSLPAYAAASDIVAEGEGGALYALGGAQWADDPARGMTAALARGLNERTGAAAAIEPWPLNNGPDARLDVRVDQVYARADGQFELSGQFAVSSPEGTMREFVKRFDITTPVNGTGPAATADALSVALAELARQVSQSL; encoded by the coding sequence ATGATTAAAGCCCTGAAATTTCTGCTCCCCATAACCCTGCTGGCGGCCTGCGCCGGGGGCAATGATCCGCGTTATCTGATTGCCTCTGCGCCGGGTGAAACTGTCGCCAATCTGCGCTCCCGCTCGATTGAGGTGCGGCTGGTGTCGCTGCCCGCCTACGCCGCGGCCTCGGACATCGTTGCGGAGGGCGAAGGCGGCGCGCTTTATGCACTGGGTGGCGCGCAATGGGCAGATGATCCGGCCCGCGGCATGACCGCCGCCCTGGCCCGCGGATTGAACGAGCGCACCGGCGCTGCCGCAGCCATCGAACCCTGGCCGCTGAACAACGGCCCGGACGCGCGCCTGGATGTGCGGGTGGATCAGGTCTATGCCCGCGCCGATGGCCAGTTTGAGCTGTCCGGCCAGTTCGCGGTCTCCTCGCCCGAAGGCACGATGCGGGAATTCGTGAAGCGGTTTGACATCACCACGCCCGTCAACGGCACTGGCCCGGCTGCCACCGCCGATGCCCTGTCGGTAGCGCTGGCAGAGCTGGCCCGCCAGGTTTCACAGTCCCTGTAG
- a CDS encoding RidA family protein, translating into MIERIDTGTRMSKIVKHNGVAYLCGQVGDGADVAAQTRDCLSRVEALLEKAGSSPKQILQAIVWLADMEDFAGMNAVWDAWVPEGHAPARACGEAKLARPELKVEIIVTAAC; encoded by the coding sequence ATGATCGAACGGATCGACACCGGCACCCGCATGAGCAAGATCGTGAAGCACAACGGCGTCGCCTATCTGTGCGGACAGGTCGGCGACGGCGCCGATGTGGCCGCGCAGACCCGCGACTGCCTGTCCCGCGTCGAGGCGCTGCTGGAAAAGGCCGGGTCCTCGCCGAAGCAGATCCTGCAGGCGATTGTGTGGCTCGCCGACATGGAGGACTTTGCCGGAATGAACGCGGTCTGGGATGCCTGGGTGCCCGAAGGCCACGCCCCGGCCCGCGCCTGCGGCGAGGCCAAGCTGGCGCGGCCGGAGCTGAAAGTGGAAATCATCGTGACGGCGGCCTGCTGA